A DNA window from Micromonospora sp. NBC_01739 contains the following coding sequences:
- the lanKC gene encoding class III lanthionine synthetase LanKC, whose product MDDRYDSYCAADRHFYDSLGNAVEQPTFAAARRALPEGWRTEPLDDWLIYAPDGDSLPQQGWKIHVAATLDNAERVLDLVWDYCVPRGLSFKFLRGPRTLLLRNSKYASRAASGKFVTVYPHDEAELELVCKELDELLAGESGPYILSDLRYGTGPVFVRYGGFAARYCHSADGQVVPAIEDGTGTLVPDRRDPVFHVPDWVTLPDFLAPHLAARNATSTDEVPYRIEKVIHFSNGGGLYVGRDLRTDTQVVLKEARPHAGLDADGTDAVARLSREAEALRRLADLPQVPRVHDEFTLGEHRFLALEFIEGRALNKVLVDRYPLIDADATDADRADYTRWALEVHRQVEQVIKAIHERGLVYGDLHLFNVMVRPDDRIALVDFEVAAPIDGHRRPGLRNQGFAAPRDRTGPAVDNYALACLRLALFLPLTQLVRLAPAKAAHLAEVIAERFPVPRELLDAAVAEITGESPAAAEPRVDLTVDLGPAHRDRLARAILASATPGREDRLFPGDIEQFRSGGLNLAHGAAGVLYALHVSGAGRWPEHEQWLVRQATSPASGTRCGFYDGLHGVAYALELLGRRRDALDVLDICLRQPLDGLDHSLAGGLSGIALNLAELAGRTGESALREAAWSVAERVVTQLADEPTSEISGGRHSYAGLLRGRSGPALMLVRLHELTGEPDLLTHAATALRQDLHRCVVRPDGALEVNEGWRTMPYLGQGSVGIGLVLDQYLRHRADERFAEASAGVRRAARSPFYAQSGLFAGRAGIIAYLAAYPDDPALAAELATQVERLGWHALPYADGTAFPGEQLLRLSMDLGTGTAGVLLALATARAEAPVTLPFLAPLTGAPDTLADARGSDQTDQHGRR is encoded by the coding sequence GTGGACGACCGTTACGACAGCTACTGCGCCGCCGACCGACACTTCTACGACTCCCTCGGCAACGCCGTCGAGCAGCCCACCTTCGCCGCGGCCCGGCGAGCGCTGCCGGAGGGTTGGCGTACCGAGCCGCTGGACGACTGGCTGATCTACGCCCCGGACGGCGACTCGCTGCCCCAGCAGGGCTGGAAGATCCATGTGGCGGCCACCCTGGACAACGCCGAGCGGGTGCTGGACCTGGTCTGGGACTACTGCGTCCCGCGTGGGCTGTCCTTCAAGTTCCTGCGTGGTCCGCGCACTCTGCTGCTGCGCAACTCCAAGTACGCCTCCCGGGCGGCCAGCGGCAAGTTCGTCACCGTCTACCCGCACGACGAGGCGGAGCTGGAACTGGTCTGCAAGGAACTCGACGAGCTGCTCGCCGGGGAGTCCGGCCCGTACATCCTCAGCGACCTGCGCTACGGCACCGGCCCGGTGTTCGTACGCTACGGCGGCTTCGCCGCCCGCTACTGCCACTCGGCGGACGGGCAGGTCGTACCGGCGATCGAGGACGGCACCGGCACCCTGGTGCCGGACCGGCGCGACCCGGTCTTCCACGTACCCGACTGGGTGACCCTGCCGGACTTCCTGGCACCCCACCTGGCCGCCCGCAACGCCACCAGCACGGACGAGGTGCCGTACCGGATCGAGAAGGTCATCCACTTCTCCAACGGCGGCGGCCTCTACGTCGGCCGGGACCTGCGAACCGACACCCAGGTGGTGCTCAAGGAGGCGCGACCGCACGCCGGCCTGGACGCCGACGGCACCGACGCGGTGGCCCGGCTGTCCCGCGAGGCCGAGGCGCTGCGTCGACTCGCCGACCTGCCACAGGTGCCCCGGGTGCACGACGAGTTCACCCTCGGCGAGCACCGGTTCCTGGCGCTGGAGTTCATCGAGGGCCGTGCGTTGAACAAGGTGCTGGTCGACCGGTACCCCCTCATCGACGCCGACGCCACGGACGCCGACCGGGCCGACTACACCCGCTGGGCCCTGGAGGTCCACCGGCAGGTCGAGCAGGTCATCAAGGCCATCCACGAACGCGGCCTGGTCTACGGCGACCTGCACCTGTTCAACGTGATGGTCCGCCCGGACGACCGGATCGCCCTGGTCGACTTCGAGGTGGCCGCGCCGATCGACGGGCACCGCCGGCCCGGCCTGCGCAACCAGGGTTTCGCCGCCCCCCGGGACCGCACCGGTCCCGCGGTCGACAACTACGCCCTGGCCTGCCTGCGGCTGGCGTTGTTCCTGCCGCTGACCCAACTGGTCCGCCTGGCACCGGCCAAGGCCGCACACCTGGCGGAGGTGATCGCCGAGCGGTTCCCGGTGCCCCGAGAACTTCTGGACGCCGCCGTCGCGGAGATCACCGGGGAAAGCCCGGCAGCAGCGGAACCCCGAGTCGACCTCACCGTCGACCTAGGACCCGCCCACCGCGACCGGTTGGCCCGGGCCATCCTGGCCAGCGCCACACCCGGGCGCGAGGATCGACTCTTCCCCGGCGACATCGAGCAGTTCCGCAGCGGTGGGCTCAATCTCGCCCACGGCGCCGCCGGAGTCCTGTACGCCCTGCACGTCAGCGGCGCCGGGCGCTGGCCGGAACACGAACAGTGGCTGGTACGCCAGGCCACCTCACCGGCCTCCGGCACCCGCTGCGGCTTCTACGACGGGCTGCACGGCGTCGCGTACGCCCTGGAGCTGCTGGGCCGCCGGCGGGACGCCCTGGACGTGCTCGACATCTGCCTGCGGCAACCCCTGGACGGGTTGGACCACAGCCTGGCCGGTGGCCTCTCCGGAATCGCGCTCAACCTCGCAGAGTTGGCCGGGCGCACCGGCGAGTCGGCCCTGCGCGAGGCCGCCTGGTCGGTCGCCGAGCGGGTGGTCACCCAACTCGCCGACGAGCCGACCTCGGAGATCAGCGGTGGTCGACACTCGTACGCGGGACTGCTGCGCGGTCGCAGCGGACCGGCCCTGATGCTGGTACGGCTGCACGAGCTGACCGGTGAGCCCGACCTGCTGACCCACGCCGCCACCGCACTGCGGCAGGACCTGCACCGCTGTGTGGTCCGCCCGGACGGCGCCCTGGAGGTCAACGAGGGCTGGCGCACCATGCCCTACCTGGGGCAGGGCAGTGTCGGCATCGGGCTGGTGCTCGACCAGTACCTGCGCCACCGGGCCGACGAGCGGTTCGCCGAGGCCAGCGCCGGGGTACGGCGCGCCGCCCGGTCCCCCTTCTACGCGCAGTCCGGCCTGTTCGCCGGGCGGGCCGGCATCATCGCCTACCTGGCGGCGTACCCGGACGACCCGGCCCTGGCCGCAGAGCTGGCCACGCAGGTCGAACGCCTCGGCTGGCACGCCCTGCCGTACGCGGACGGGACCGCCTTCCCGGGCGAGCAGCTGCTGCGGCTCTCCATGGACCTGGGCACCGGCACCGCGGGGGTCCTGCTGGCCCTGGCCACCGCCCGGGCCGAGGCCCCGGTGACGCTGCCCTTCCTCGCGCCCCTGACGGGCGCCCCAGACACCCTCGCTGATGCGAGGGGATCCGATCAGACCGACCAGCACGGAAGGAGGTGA
- a CDS encoding diacylglycerol kinase family protein, producing the protein MHAVTADDHPPPADRPIAVLTNPTAGRGRHRGLLPEVLDRLAAGGRPLRVLEARTRTQAEAACREAVAEGAAALVAVGGDGTMHLALQAVAGTPVPFGAVPAGTGNDFAEATGFPADPLAAADAVTAALRQRRTRPVDLARITGPDGAHRWYGGVLAAGFDAIVNERANRMRWPRGPRRYDLAILVELARLRPRHYTLRLDGVTHETEAVLVAVGNCPSYGGGMRICPDADPNDGLLDVVVGGRYTRRTLIREKPKIYRGTHVHHPLARTYRARTVEIAAAEITTYADGERCLPLPITITATPTALHLLLP; encoded by the coding sequence GTGCACGCCGTGACGGCAGACGATCACCCCCCGCCGGCCGATCGGCCGATCGCCGTTCTGACCAACCCCACCGCCGGCCGAGGGCGCCATCGGGGACTGCTACCCGAGGTGCTGGACCGCCTGGCGGCCGGCGGTCGCCCCCTGCGGGTGCTGGAGGCCCGCACCCGTACCCAGGCCGAGGCCGCCTGCCGCGAGGCGGTCGCCGAGGGGGCCGCAGCCCTGGTCGCGGTCGGTGGCGACGGCACCATGCACCTGGCCCTACAGGCGGTGGCCGGCACCCCGGTGCCCTTCGGCGCGGTACCGGCCGGCACCGGCAACGACTTCGCCGAAGCCACCGGCTTTCCCGCCGACCCCCTGGCCGCCGCGGACGCCGTCACGGCCGCCCTGCGCCAGAGACGAACCCGCCCGGTCGACCTGGCCCGGATCACCGGCCCGGACGGCGCACACCGGTGGTACGGCGGGGTACTCGCGGCCGGGTTCGACGCGATCGTCAACGAACGGGCCAACCGGATGCGCTGGCCACGCGGCCCCCGCCGCTACGACCTGGCGATCCTGGTGGAGTTGGCCCGACTACGCCCGCGCCATTACACCCTGCGCCTGGACGGGGTGACCCACGAGACGGAGGCCGTGCTGGTGGCGGTCGGCAACTGCCCCTCCTACGGCGGGGGAATGCGGATCTGCCCCGACGCCGACCCCAACGACGGCCTGCTGGACGTCGTCGTGGGTGGGCGCTACACCCGGCGAACCCTGATCCGCGAGAAGCCGAAGATCTACCGGGGCACCCACGTCCACCACCCGCTGGCGCGCACCTACCGGGCCCGCACCGTGGAGATAGCCGCCGCCGAGATCACCACCTACGCCGACGGCGAACGCTGCCTACCCCTCCCGATAACCATCACCGCCACCCCCACCGCCCTCCACCTCCTCCTCCCCTAA
- a CDS encoding DEAD/DEAH box helicase has product MSSPAERYAAARRRAAQASQFPALEEFTSDLGFDLDDFQREACQALERGSGVLVCAPTGAGKTVVGEFAVHLALRGTPGQPAPTDGTRRKCFYTTPIKALSNQKYHDLVDRYGVEQVGLLTGDNAINGEAPVVVMTTEVLRNMLYAGSATLEGLAYVVMDEVHYLADRFRGGVWEEVIIHLPASVTLVSLSATVSNAEEFADWLITVRGETTVVVSEHRPVPLWQHMLVGKRMFDLFHDAAAARKHDVHPELLRYTRETVRRLDLGEGRAAGWGGRRGPRWRGPSRPDIVERLDREGLLPAILFIFSRAGCAAAVQQCLAAGLRLTSPEERAEIRRVVESRVTAIPSEDLSVLGYWEWLDGLERGLASHHAGMLPAFKEVVEELFVRGLVKAVFATETLALGINMPARCVVLERLVKYNGEAHVDLTPGEYTQLTGRAGRRGIDVEGHAVVVWSPETDPRHVAGLASTRTYPLRSSFRPSYNMAVNLVGSVGAAPARELLESSFAQFQADRSVVGLARQVQRNTETIEAYGVEAQCHHGDFDEYFALRVAIADRERAIARQGQNQRRAAAVAALERLRVGDVIRVPSGRRAGLAVVLDPAAGGFSEPRPLVLTQDRWAGRISPGDFTTPAEVLARIRVPKNFNPRNPAARRDLAAQVTGTGLDRHSRRGARGRQSGEDHQLTQLRAELRRHPCHACPEREEHARWAERRRRLERDTEELRERVAGRTGSLARTFDRIVALLTARGYLTAEGEVTDAGRMLSRIWTETDLLVAECLRRGVWDGLSPAELAAAVSVAVFEARRDVDERASLPRGPVAEAVDSTLKLWSEIEADEAGRGLTVTREPDLGFAWPIYRWARGEALAKVLASGHELDGEMPAGDFVRWARQVVDLLGQIADSGGASTELRATARQAIGVVNRGVLAYHAPA; this is encoded by the coding sequence ATGTCGAGCCCCGCCGAGCGGTACGCCGCGGCGCGCCGCCGGGCCGCCCAGGCCTCCCAGTTCCCGGCCCTGGAAGAGTTCACCTCCGACCTCGGGTTCGACCTGGACGACTTCCAGCGTGAGGCGTGTCAGGCCCTGGAGCGGGGCAGCGGGGTGCTGGTGTGCGCCCCGACCGGCGCCGGTAAGACCGTGGTCGGTGAGTTCGCCGTACACCTGGCGCTGCGGGGGACCCCCGGGCAGCCGGCGCCGACCGACGGCACCCGGCGCAAGTGCTTCTACACCACCCCGATCAAGGCCCTGTCCAACCAGAAGTACCACGACCTGGTCGATCGCTACGGTGTCGAGCAGGTAGGGCTGCTCACCGGCGACAACGCCATCAACGGCGAGGCCCCCGTGGTGGTGATGACCACCGAGGTGCTGCGCAACATGCTCTACGCCGGCTCGGCCACTCTGGAGGGCCTGGCGTACGTGGTGATGGACGAGGTGCACTACCTGGCCGACCGGTTCCGGGGCGGGGTGTGGGAGGAGGTCATCATCCACCTGCCCGCCTCGGTCACCCTGGTGTCGCTGTCGGCGACGGTGTCCAACGCGGAGGAGTTCGCCGACTGGCTGATCACCGTACGGGGTGAGACCACCGTGGTGGTCAGCGAGCACCGGCCGGTGCCGTTGTGGCAGCACATGCTGGTCGGCAAGCGGATGTTCGACCTGTTCCACGACGCGGCGGCGGCCCGCAAACACGACGTGCACCCGGAGTTGCTGCGCTACACCCGGGAGACCGTGCGCCGCCTGGATCTGGGCGAGGGGCGTGCCGCCGGTTGGGGCGGGCGGCGGGGTCCCCGCTGGCGGGGGCCCTCCCGGCCGGACATCGTCGAGCGGCTGGACCGCGAGGGGTTGCTGCCGGCGATCCTGTTCATCTTCAGCCGGGCCGGGTGTGCCGCGGCCGTGCAGCAGTGTCTGGCGGCCGGGTTGCGGCTGACCTCGCCGGAGGAGCGGGCCGAGATCCGCCGGGTGGTGGAGTCCCGGGTGACGGCCATCCCCAGTGAGGACCTGTCGGTGCTGGGCTACTGGGAGTGGCTCGACGGCCTGGAGCGCGGGCTGGCCAGCCACCACGCCGGGATGCTGCCGGCGTTCAAGGAGGTCGTCGAGGAGTTGTTCGTCCGAGGGCTGGTCAAGGCGGTCTTCGCCACCGAGACCCTGGCCCTGGGGATCAACATGCCGGCCCGCTGCGTGGTGCTGGAACGTCTGGTCAAGTACAACGGCGAGGCCCATGTCGACCTGACCCCGGGGGAGTACACCCAGCTCACCGGGCGGGCCGGGCGGCGGGGCATCGATGTGGAGGGGCACGCCGTGGTGGTGTGGTCCCCGGAGACCGACCCCCGGCACGTGGCCGGGCTGGCCTCCACCCGCACCTATCCGCTGCGGTCCAGCTTCCGGCCCTCGTACAACATGGCGGTCAACCTGGTCGGCAGTGTCGGCGCGGCACCGGCCCGGGAGCTGCTGGAGTCCTCCTTCGCCCAGTTCCAGGCGGACCGGTCGGTGGTCGGCCTGGCCCGGCAGGTGCAGCGCAACACCGAGACCATCGAGGCGTACGGCGTGGAGGCGCAGTGCCACCACGGTGACTTCGACGAGTACTTCGCGCTGCGGGTGGCCATCGCCGACCGGGAGCGGGCGATCGCCCGGCAGGGGCAGAACCAGCGCCGGGCGGCGGCGGTGGCCGCGTTGGAGCGGCTGCGGGTCGGTGATGTGATCCGGGTGCCCTCGGGGCGGCGCGCCGGCCTGGCCGTGGTGCTGGATCCGGCCGCGGGTGGCTTCAGCGAGCCGCGTCCGCTGGTGCTGACCCAGGACCGCTGGGCCGGGCGGATCAGCCCGGGCGATTTCACCACCCCGGCCGAGGTGTTGGCCCGCATCCGGGTGCCGAAGAACTTCAACCCCCGTAACCCGGCCGCACGCCGGGACCTGGCGGCGCAGGTCACCGGCACCGGGCTGGACCGGCACAGCCGGCGGGGTGCCCGGGGCCGGCAGTCGGGCGAGGATCACCAGCTCACCCAGTTGCGTGCCGAGCTGCGACGGCATCCCTGTCACGCCTGCCCGGAGCGGGAGGAGCACGCCCGCTGGGCGGAGCGTCGTCGTCGGCTGGAGCGCGACACGGAGGAGTTGCGGGAGCGGGTGGCCGGTCGGACCGGATCGCTGGCGCGTACCTTCGACCGGATCGTCGCCCTGCTCACCGCCCGGGGCTACCTCACCGCCGAGGGCGAGGTGACCGACGCCGGGCGGATGCTGAGCCGGATCTGGACGGAGACGGACCTGCTGGTGGCGGAGTGTCTGCGGCGGGGGGTCTGGGACGGGCTGTCACCGGCCGAGCTGGCCGCTGCGGTCTCCGTGGCGGTCTTCGAGGCCCGGCGTGACGTCGACGAACGGGCATCCCTGCCGCGCGGGCCGGTGGCCGAGGCGGTCGACTCGACCTTGAAGCTGTGGAGCGAGATCGAGGCCGACGAGGCCGGCCGGGGGCTGACGGTCACCCGGGAACCGGACCTGGGGTTCGCCTGGCCGATCTACCGCTGGGCCCGGGGGGAGGCGCTGGCCAAGGTGCTGGCCAGCGGACACGAACTCGACGGCGAGATGCCGGCCGGTGACTTCGTCCGGTGGGCTCGTCAGGTGGTGGATCTGCTCGGTCAGATCGCCGACTCCGGTGGCGCCTCGACCGAACTTCGGGCCACCGCCCGGCAGGCGATCGGCGTGGTCAACCGGGGAGTGCTCGCCTATCACGCACCCGCCTGA
- a CDS encoding HAD family hydrolase: MPDHAEPTHPVRDDQPTPSRRPVEAVLLDFHGTLAQVEEPREWVLTAAAACGVALDRVRATALADRLLTAGRAGGPLPARIPPHLAELWADRDLYEHAHRGAYTGLAATVDAGIDGLAEALYERVLTPEGWVPYPDTAPILTALRAAGVRVAVVSNIGFDIRPHFAAWGLADLVDAFVLSYEVGRCKPDPAIFWRACGMLGVDPERALMVGDTPADAGAVAAGCAALVLPTAEVGRPNGLGSILPLTHPTHP, encoded by the coding sequence GTGCCGGATCATGCCGAACCGACCCACCCCGTACGCGATGACCAGCCGACCCCCTCCCGCCGTCCGGTGGAGGCGGTACTGCTCGACTTCCACGGCACCCTCGCCCAGGTGGAGGAGCCCCGCGAGTGGGTCCTGACCGCCGCGGCGGCCTGCGGGGTGGCACTCGACCGGGTCCGGGCCACCGCGCTGGCCGACCGACTGCTCACCGCGGGTCGGGCCGGCGGGCCACTGCCGGCCCGGATACCACCACACCTGGCCGAGCTGTGGGCCGACCGTGATCTGTACGAGCACGCCCACCGGGGCGCGTACACCGGGCTGGCCGCCACGGTCGACGCCGGCATCGACGGCCTGGCCGAGGCCCTCTACGAGCGGGTGCTGACCCCCGAGGGCTGGGTGCCGTACCCGGACACCGCCCCCATCCTGACCGCCCTGCGGGCTGCCGGGGTACGGGTGGCCGTGGTCAGCAACATCGGCTTCGATATCCGTCCCCACTTCGCCGCCTGGGGCCTGGCCGACCTGGTCGACGCCTTCGTCCTGTCGTACGAGGTGGGCCGCTGCAAGCCGGACCCGGCGATCTTCTGGCGGGCCTGCGGCATGCTCGGCGTCGACCCGGAACGGGCTCTCATGGTCGGCGACACCCCCGCCGACGCAGGAGCGGTAGCGGCCGGCTGCGCCGCACTGGTCCTCCCCACCGCCGAAGTAGGCCGCCCCAACGGCCTAGGCTCCATCCTCCCCCTCACCCACCCCACCCACCCCTAA